The segment TTCTTGAAAAAAGGAAAGTGTCGGGAAATACAAAGTCATCGTCGTCCCTTTGCCAACAGCAGAATCAGCAGTCAATTCCACTCCTAATTGTTCCGCTAAATTCTTCGCCAGATACAATCCAAGACCCGTGGAATGAGTCTCGCTGTACCGACCATTACTGCCGGTAAACCCTTTGTCAAAGATCCGGCGCAGATCTTCTTCCGGGATACCGATCCCCGTATCAATCAGCTGAAGAGCCACACCCTGCTGTTTTTTTGAGATCTGAACGACGATCTGACCATTTTCCGGCGTATATTTCAACGCGTTCGATACTAATTGTCGGAAGATAAAACTCAGCCATTTGGCATCAGTCAAAACGATCTGATCTTCCCCTTCAATCGAGAATTGGATTTTTTTCTGAATAAAAACACTGGCTTGGTTACGGATGATTGGCTGGATGGTCTCTTTCAATGATGTCTCATGAATCAAATAATCCTTTGCAAAACTATCCAAACGGGCAACATACAATACCTGTTCCACATATTCGTCGATTTTTTTAAGTTCTGTTTCTAGTTGGCTGTATTTATCGTCAGAGATATCAAATTCAATAGATCTCAGCAACAATTGCGACGCGGCTAAAGGAACTTTGATCTCATGGACCCATGAATCTACATAGTCTTTTTGTTCCTGCTGACTGACCACTACTTGCTGCATAGCGCCTTGGTGTTCGCGGATCAGCTGATTGATATAATCCTGCTGTATTTTTTCTTCTTCATTCCGAGCACCAGTCATATAGTTTTGCATCGTGCCTTCTGCTTCATCGCTGTTTAATTTTTCCCACCAGCGCTTTTTATAAAAATAATGACCCGCCATAAAAAAGAACAGCATTACACCTTCCAGCAAAACCAAATAAGCGATATTCCCCCAATCGATCTGCAGATTCGGTGATAACCACATGACAAATGCCGTTATCAGGACAAAACATCCCCAACCAACAAAGATCAGCCACTGGTCTTTCATGTATTTCGTTATTGTCATAAGCTGTCTCCTTCTTACCATTAGGGAACGATGTAGCCCTGACCGACTTTGGTCTCGATATAGTCTTCAACGCCGGCCTGTTGGATCTTGCGGCGCAGACGATTGATATTGACAGTCAGCGTATTGTCATCTACAAAACGTTCATCTTCCCACAACGCTCGCAGCAATTTGTCCCGTGATAAGATCTTGCCATGGTTTTTCATGAGGATGTACAGCAAGCGATACTCGTTTTTACTGAGGTCGATTACTGTACCGTTGACTGTGACGGTGCTGTTATCGATATTCAGCACCAATCCGTTATGCTTTACTGTCTCATTGTCGCTTGCGGCATAATTATAGGATCGGCGCAGCAGTGCATTGATCTTTGCAATCAGAACATCGATCTCAAAAGGCTTTGTGACAAAATCGTCTGCGCCCATATTCATCGCCATGATCATGTCCATATTGGTACTGCGACTGGAAATAAAAATGATCGGTACTTTTGATACTTCCCGGATCTTTTGACACCAATAATAACCATCAAATACTGGCAGATTGATATCCAAAAGTATCAGTTGGGGCGCCTGCTCTTCAAAATCACTGTACACTTTTTCAAAATCGGTTGTCCCGAATACCTCAAATTGCCATTTTTTCAACTCTTCCATAATGAGCTGACGAATCACACTTTCGTCTTCTACGATCATGATTTTTGCCATTTTTTTCTCTCTCCTAGCCATCATTTGTTTCAAGAGTAACAAATTTTTTTACACAAGACCAACCTAGCGTCCTTTTCTTAATAAAAGTTCATAGAACAACAAAAAAGAAACTGTGCTGTCGGTCTTCACAAATCAACTATTTCTTGATCTGCCAGACATACGGCACAATTTCTATTGATTGATTTATTCGATCACTAAAATTCCTTCTTCAACAATCTTTCCTAGGAATAAAAAGAATCCATCGGCTAATAACAAGCTCATATTTACACCGAAATACATCGACAATCGCTCGAACCAATCCGCTTTCGGCCGATGTTTTAGATAAAAATATACTAAAAAATTAACGCTATAAGTAAAAATAGTCAAACCAACGATCACATAAATACTCATCAAACCACCCGTTCCTAACCTTTTCTACCTTAATAATGCACTTTAATGGAATCGTTGTCAATCAGATTTTTGAAAGCAGTTTCGTTTGATCCACTTCCGGAAATTCCTCCAAGAAAACGTTCAATTCCTGTAGTACTTTAGGAATGATACCTTGGACATCATTTTCTACCTGCAGCACCAGCAGAGGTTCGTGAAGGCTCATTCGCAGCAAGAACCACCCGGAACCAAATGGCTCTTCTAAACGGATTCTGACTCCTTCATGGTTTTCTGGATCGATCTTCCAGCCGGTCACTTGATAGTCAGCCAATTTTTGGATGACTTCTTCTCCCAGTTGGCGATAATCGTCTTTTCTCAATGGAAAGCGGACTTCGACCGTCTCAGCTGGTTGTTTCAGTTCTTGAAGAAACGAATCCAATGTTTGCTGATTTTTTTTGAGACTTGGTAAAAGCATCAATATTTTTGCGATAACATACGCGCCATCATCCAAAAAGTAATTTTCTTTAAAGGCAGCGTGTCCACTGGTTTCGATAGCTAATTGACAGTCGATCCCTTCTTTGTTCAATTCGATGGCTTTATTAATGACGTTTCGATAGCCGGAGATGTAACGAACCTGCTTGCCTCCTAGGGCTTCGATAAACGTCCGCAGATGGTCAGATGTCGGTGAATTGGTGACGATACTGGTGCCGGGATGTTCCGACAAAACGATCTTACTCAAAACAGCAATCAAATTATTACGATTCAGCGTACTGCCGCTAGCGGTTACTACTGCCGCACGATCCACATCAGTATCAAAGATCACACCAAGGTCCGCCTGGTTATCCAAAACAGCCTTCTTGATACTTGCCATCGCCTCATCGTTATCTGGATTGGGAATATGGTTGGGAAATCTGCCGTCAGGTTCTAAAAATTGTGAACCCGTCGTGTCCGCGCCCAAGCGCTGCAGTACATCCACAAAAAAACCGCCGGCGCCGTTTCCCGCATCCACAACGATCTTACATCCCGCTAATGGTTGTCGGCTGTTTGTACTGTCGCTGATTTTTTTTACCAGATCATCAATATACACGCTAATGAGGTCGGCTGTTGTGACAGTTCCTTGATGGCCATTCTCATTTTTTTGAAGATGTTCCAAAATAAACTGGATATCTTCTTTCTCCGCTCCGCCTTGCTTGGTAAAAATTTTCAGACCATTATAGTAATAAGGCAAATGACTAGCTGTCAGCATCACAGCGGCGTCACAGTTGAATTCTGGATATTGAGTACTCATAAACATCGCCGGTGTCGTTGCCAATTGAAAATCTATCACTTGAACGCCTTGTGCGGTTAGCTGTTGGATCAATGCCTTTTTCAGAGAATCTCCGCTGATTCGGCTGTCTTGTCCCACACCGATCGTTAATTTTCCTTCTTGATAAAGAGCTTCCTCTTTTCTCAGCCAACTGACTAATCCGTTAGCAATCAGTGTAACAGCTTCAGGAGTCAGATTTGCCGGAAAATCTTCTACAGCAATCGCGACACCTCGTATGTCAGAGCCGTTTTTCAAAGACAATAATTCATTTTTTTCTAGTTCCATTTTCGCTCGCCTCAT is part of the Enterococcus mediterraneensis genome and harbors:
- the sapS gene encoding two-component system sensor histidine kinase SapS, which codes for MTITKYMKDQWLIFVGWGCFVLITAFVMWLSPNLQIDWGNIAYLVLLEGVMLFFFMAGHYFYKKRWWEKLNSDEAEGTMQNYMTGARNEEEKIQQDYINQLIREHQGAMQQVVVSQQEQKDYVDSWVHEIKVPLAASQLLLRSIEFDISDDKYSQLETELKKIDEYVEQVLYVARLDSFAKDYLIHETSLKETIQPIIRNQASVFIQKKIQFSIEGEDQIVLTDAKWLSFIFRQLVSNALKYTPENGQIVVQISKKQQGVALQLIDTGIGIPEEDLRRIFDKGFTGSNGRYSETHSTGLGLYLAKNLAEQLGVELTADSAVGKGTTMTLYFPTLSFFQENL
- the sapR gene encoding two-component system response regulator SapR, which codes for MAKIMIVEDESVIRQLIMEELKKWQFEVFGTTDFEKVYSDFEEQAPQLILLDINLPVFDGYYWCQKIREVSKVPIIFISSRSTNMDMIMAMNMGADDFVTKPFEIDVLIAKINALLRRSYNYAASDNETVKHNGLVLNIDNSTVTVNGTVIDLSKNEYRLLYILMKNHGKILSRDKLLRALWEDERFVDDNTLTVNINRLRRKIQQAGVEDYIETKVGQGYIVP
- a CDS encoding phosphomannomutase/phosphoglucomutase, giving the protein MELEKNELLSLKNGSDIRGVAIAVEDFPANLTPEAVTLIANGLVSWLRKEEALYQEGKLTIGVGQDSRISGDSLKKALIQQLTAQGVQVIDFQLATTPAMFMSTQYPEFNCDAAVMLTASHLPYYYNGLKIFTKQGGAEKEDIQFILEHLQKNENGHQGTVTTADLISVYIDDLVKKISDSTNSRQPLAGCKIVVDAGNGAGGFFVDVLQRLGADTTGSQFLEPDGRFPNHIPNPDNDEAMASIKKAVLDNQADLGVIFDTDVDRAAVVTASGSTLNRNNLIAVLSKIVLSEHPGTSIVTNSPTSDHLRTFIEALGGKQVRYISGYRNVINKAIELNKEGIDCQLAIETSGHAAFKENYFLDDGAYVIAKILMLLPSLKKNQQTLDSFLQELKQPAETVEVRFPLRKDDYRQLGEEVIQKLADYQVTGWKIDPENHEGVRIRLEEPFGSGWFLLRMSLHEPLLVLQVENDVQGIIPKVLQELNVFLEEFPEVDQTKLLSKI